From a region of the Notolabrus celidotus isolate fNotCel1 chromosome 14, fNotCel1.pri, whole genome shotgun sequence genome:
- the si:dkeyp-97b10.3 gene encoding uncharacterized protein si:dkeyp-97b10.3 isoform X5 → MDGDIPAPGNKDNLTESDGSGSDNTGTSTEDSSEEEEEEEEEEEDSESCAERNRGEKDDDEAEAEESKNESGPEAAAEVSNGNDERPIYCCEKCKSIHRSHGNELVTPRRISKGRFQVQLEDEGTYECSVTGLVFEASERVMLRYSVLSWSKFGTFLRDSWKFAGPIFNVDTVNKDASVLKSIQFPHSVCLADPENEMTFSVLHIKDNRPLIEPTVDHSGSHVKWNVSSLSPVGPIIQTTQSVEHHGVVLVYKQLGNDHSSYSFHVYLATNSASDIKDIRKQVQGYKNRYIRIEKPPTCKLDEGTYRLLSEPEGEIKPEDLKFTLAVTKMKGYFEAFFDQPPPFKLSLVEINTDETVWSATIREGDCVDNTEKTQRKRTNSRRRSSSPSEEEELASKRARWQDESDGLKTVTTQGQDMSEKQLLQVAKRLGKEWKQVAIYLDLNSRELDDIQAVEKDVTMQKLKMLVEWKSRRRPGEATAFHLRESVEGLDDLPNEVHQTLQDMMNNRAAK, encoded by the exons AT GGACGGAGATATCCCAGCACCTGGCAACAAAG ATAATCTGACAGAAAGTGACGGCAGTGGTTCAG ATAACACAGGAACATCCACTGAGGACAgctcggaggaggaggaggaggaagaggaggaagaggaggactctg AATCCTGTGCtgagaggaacagaggagagaaag ATGATGATGAGGCTGAAGCAGAGGAGTCTAAAAATG AGTCAGgccctgaagcagcagcagaggtttCAAATGGGAACG ATGAGAGGCCCATTTACTGCTGTGAAAAATGCAAATCCATCCATCGG AGCCACGGCAATGAGCTTGTTACTCCCAGGAGGATCAGCAAGGGACGATTTCA GGTGCAGCTGGAAGATGAAGGCACGTACGAATGTTCGGTCACCGGCTTGGTGTTTGAAGCATCGGAGCGGGTTATGTTGCGGTACTCTGTATTGTCCTGGTCCAAGTTTGGTACGTTCCTCCGAGACTCTTGGAAATTTGCTGGACCCATCTTTAACGTGGACACAGTCAATAAGGACGCTTCTGTCCTCAAGTCCATCCAGTTTCCTCACTCTGTCTGCCTTGCTG ATCCAGAAAATGAGATGACATTCAGTGTCCTTCACATAAAGGACAACCGCCCACTCATCGAACCCACAGTTGACCACTCAGGTAGTCATGTGAAGTGGAATGTGTCGTCTTTGTCACCTGTGGGTCCCATCATTCAGACAACCCAGTCTGTAGAGCACCATGGGGTGGTTCTGGTTTACAAGCAGCTGGGCAATGACCACAGCAGCTACAGTTTCCATGTCTACCTGGCCACCAACAGTGCCTCTGATATCAAG GATATACGCAAACAAGTGCAGGGCTACAAGAACCGTTACATACGGATAGAAAAGCCCCCAACGTGTAAACTGGACGAGGGGACGTATCGTCTGCTGAGCGAGCCGGAGGGAGAGATCAAACCTGAG GATTTGAAATTCACCCTTGCAGTGACTAAGATGAAAGGCTACTTTGAAGCTTTCTTTGATCAGCCTCCTCCCTTCAAATTGTCTCTGGTAGAGATCAACACTGATGAGACTGTATGGTCCGCCACCATCAGAGAAG gtGACTGTGTGGATAACACAGAAAAGACCCAAAGGAAGAGAACTAACA GCAGACGAAGGAGCAGCAGCCcctcagaggaagaagaactAGCCTCTAAAAGAGCTCGATGGCAGGATGAGTCAG atGGGTTGAAAACAGTGACGACTCAGGGTCAGGACATGTCGGAGAAGCAGCTATTGCAGGTGGCAAAGCGGCTCGGGAAGGAGTGGAAACAGGTGGCCATCTATCTGGACTTAAACTCCAGGGAGCTTGACGACATTCAGGCCGTAGAGAAAGATGTGACCATGCAGAAGCTAAAGATGCTGGTGGAGTGGAAGAGCAGGAGGCGGCCGGGAGAGGCAACGGCGTTTCATCTGAGGGAGAGTGTGGAGGGGCTGGATGACCTCCCCAACGAGGTCCACCAGACTCTGCAAG ACATGATGAACAACCGAGCAGCTAAGTGA
- the si:dkeyp-97b10.3 gene encoding uncharacterized protein si:dkeyp-97b10.3 isoform X2, which translates to MDLSCDNSALMAKWPIEIERIWRSPSPEDGDIPAPGNKDNLTESDGSGSGTSTEDSSEEEEEEEEEEEDSESCAERNRGEKDDDEAEAEESKNESGPEAAAEVSNGNDERPIYCCEKCKSIHRSHGNELVTPRRISKGRFQVQLEDEGTYECSVTGLVFEASERVMLRYSVLSWSKFGTFLRDSWKFAGPIFNVDTVNKDASVLKSIQFPHSVCLADPENEMTFSVLHIKDNRPLIEPTVDHSGSHVKWNVSSLSPVGPIIQTTQSVEHHGVVLVYKQLGNDHSSYSFHVYLATNSASDIKDIRKQVQGYKNRYIRIEKPPTCKLDEGTYRLLSEPEGEIKPEDLKFTLAVTKMKGYFEAFFDQPPPFKLSLVEINTDETVWSATIREGDCVDNTEKTQRKRTNSRRRSSSPSEEEELASKRARWQDESDGLKTVTTQGQDMSEKQLLQVAKRLGKEWKQVAIYLDLNSRELDDIQAVEKDVTMQKLKMLVEWKSRRRPGEATAFHLRESVEGLDDLPNEVHQTLQDMMNNRAAK; encoded by the exons ATGGATCTTTCCTGTGATAACTCAGCCCTGATGGCAAAATGGCCCATTGAAATTGAAAGGATATGGCGTTCCCCATCTCCAGA GGACGGAGATATCCCAGCACCTGGCAACAAAG ATAATCTGACAGAAAGTGACGGCAGTGGTTCAG GAACATCCACTGAGGACAgctcggaggaggaggaggaggaagaggaggaagaggaggactctg AATCCTGTGCtgagaggaacagaggagagaaag ATGATGATGAGGCTGAAGCAGAGGAGTCTAAAAATG AGTCAGgccctgaagcagcagcagaggtttCAAATGGGAACG ATGAGAGGCCCATTTACTGCTGTGAAAAATGCAAATCCATCCATCGG AGCCACGGCAATGAGCTTGTTACTCCCAGGAGGATCAGCAAGGGACGATTTCA GGTGCAGCTGGAAGATGAAGGCACGTACGAATGTTCGGTCACCGGCTTGGTGTTTGAAGCATCGGAGCGGGTTATGTTGCGGTACTCTGTATTGTCCTGGTCCAAGTTTGGTACGTTCCTCCGAGACTCTTGGAAATTTGCTGGACCCATCTTTAACGTGGACACAGTCAATAAGGACGCTTCTGTCCTCAAGTCCATCCAGTTTCCTCACTCTGTCTGCCTTGCTG ATCCAGAAAATGAGATGACATTCAGTGTCCTTCACATAAAGGACAACCGCCCACTCATCGAACCCACAGTTGACCACTCAGGTAGTCATGTGAAGTGGAATGTGTCGTCTTTGTCACCTGTGGGTCCCATCATTCAGACAACCCAGTCTGTAGAGCACCATGGGGTGGTTCTGGTTTACAAGCAGCTGGGCAATGACCACAGCAGCTACAGTTTCCATGTCTACCTGGCCACCAACAGTGCCTCTGATATCAAG GATATACGCAAACAAGTGCAGGGCTACAAGAACCGTTACATACGGATAGAAAAGCCCCCAACGTGTAAACTGGACGAGGGGACGTATCGTCTGCTGAGCGAGCCGGAGGGAGAGATCAAACCTGAG GATTTGAAATTCACCCTTGCAGTGACTAAGATGAAAGGCTACTTTGAAGCTTTCTTTGATCAGCCTCCTCCCTTCAAATTGTCTCTGGTAGAGATCAACACTGATGAGACTGTATGGTCCGCCACCATCAGAGAAG gtGACTGTGTGGATAACACAGAAAAGACCCAAAGGAAGAGAACTAACA GCAGACGAAGGAGCAGCAGCCcctcagaggaagaagaactAGCCTCTAAAAGAGCTCGATGGCAGGATGAGTCAG atGGGTTGAAAACAGTGACGACTCAGGGTCAGGACATGTCGGAGAAGCAGCTATTGCAGGTGGCAAAGCGGCTCGGGAAGGAGTGGAAACAGGTGGCCATCTATCTGGACTTAAACTCCAGGGAGCTTGACGACATTCAGGCCGTAGAGAAAGATGTGACCATGCAGAAGCTAAAGATGCTGGTGGAGTGGAAGAGCAGGAGGCGGCCGGGAGAGGCAACGGCGTTTCATCTGAGGGAGAGTGTGGAGGGGCTGGATGACCTCCCCAACGAGGTCCACCAGACTCTGCAAG ACATGATGAACAACCGAGCAGCTAAGTGA
- the si:dkeyp-97b10.3 gene encoding uncharacterized protein si:dkeyp-97b10.3 isoform X6, whose translation MDGDIPAPGNKDNLTESDGSGSGTSTEDSSEEEEEEEEEEEDSESCAERNRGEKDDDEAEAEESKNESGPEAAAEVSNGNDERPIYCCEKCKSIHRSHGNELVTPRRISKGRFQVQLEDEGTYECSVTGLVFEASERVMLRYSVLSWSKFGTFLRDSWKFAGPIFNVDTVNKDASVLKSIQFPHSVCLADPENEMTFSVLHIKDNRPLIEPTVDHSGSHVKWNVSSLSPVGPIIQTTQSVEHHGVVLVYKQLGNDHSSYSFHVYLATNSASDIKDIRKQVQGYKNRYIRIEKPPTCKLDEGTYRLLSEPEGEIKPEDLKFTLAVTKMKGYFEAFFDQPPPFKLSLVEINTDETVWSATIREGDCVDNTEKTQRKRTNSRRRSSSPSEEEELASKRARWQDESDGLKTVTTQGQDMSEKQLLQVAKRLGKEWKQVAIYLDLNSRELDDIQAVEKDVTMQKLKMLVEWKSRRRPGEATAFHLRESVEGLDDLPNEVHQTLQDMMNNRAAK comes from the exons AT GGACGGAGATATCCCAGCACCTGGCAACAAAG ATAATCTGACAGAAAGTGACGGCAGTGGTTCAG GAACATCCACTGAGGACAgctcggaggaggaggaggaggaagaggaggaagaggaggactctg AATCCTGTGCtgagaggaacagaggagagaaag ATGATGATGAGGCTGAAGCAGAGGAGTCTAAAAATG AGTCAGgccctgaagcagcagcagaggtttCAAATGGGAACG ATGAGAGGCCCATTTACTGCTGTGAAAAATGCAAATCCATCCATCGG AGCCACGGCAATGAGCTTGTTACTCCCAGGAGGATCAGCAAGGGACGATTTCA GGTGCAGCTGGAAGATGAAGGCACGTACGAATGTTCGGTCACCGGCTTGGTGTTTGAAGCATCGGAGCGGGTTATGTTGCGGTACTCTGTATTGTCCTGGTCCAAGTTTGGTACGTTCCTCCGAGACTCTTGGAAATTTGCTGGACCCATCTTTAACGTGGACACAGTCAATAAGGACGCTTCTGTCCTCAAGTCCATCCAGTTTCCTCACTCTGTCTGCCTTGCTG ATCCAGAAAATGAGATGACATTCAGTGTCCTTCACATAAAGGACAACCGCCCACTCATCGAACCCACAGTTGACCACTCAGGTAGTCATGTGAAGTGGAATGTGTCGTCTTTGTCACCTGTGGGTCCCATCATTCAGACAACCCAGTCTGTAGAGCACCATGGGGTGGTTCTGGTTTACAAGCAGCTGGGCAATGACCACAGCAGCTACAGTTTCCATGTCTACCTGGCCACCAACAGTGCCTCTGATATCAAG GATATACGCAAACAAGTGCAGGGCTACAAGAACCGTTACATACGGATAGAAAAGCCCCCAACGTGTAAACTGGACGAGGGGACGTATCGTCTGCTGAGCGAGCCGGAGGGAGAGATCAAACCTGAG GATTTGAAATTCACCCTTGCAGTGACTAAGATGAAAGGCTACTTTGAAGCTTTCTTTGATCAGCCTCCTCCCTTCAAATTGTCTCTGGTAGAGATCAACACTGATGAGACTGTATGGTCCGCCACCATCAGAGAAG gtGACTGTGTGGATAACACAGAAAAGACCCAAAGGAAGAGAACTAACA GCAGACGAAGGAGCAGCAGCCcctcagaggaagaagaactAGCCTCTAAAAGAGCTCGATGGCAGGATGAGTCAG atGGGTTGAAAACAGTGACGACTCAGGGTCAGGACATGTCGGAGAAGCAGCTATTGCAGGTGGCAAAGCGGCTCGGGAAGGAGTGGAAACAGGTGGCCATCTATCTGGACTTAAACTCCAGGGAGCTTGACGACATTCAGGCCGTAGAGAAAGATGTGACCATGCAGAAGCTAAAGATGCTGGTGGAGTGGAAGAGCAGGAGGCGGCCGGGAGAGGCAACGGCGTTTCATCTGAGGGAGAGTGTGGAGGGGCTGGATGACCTCCCCAACGAGGTCCACCAGACTCTGCAAG ACATGATGAACAACCGAGCAGCTAAGTGA
- the si:dkeyp-97b10.3 gene encoding uncharacterized protein si:dkeyp-97b10.3 isoform X4: protein MVAEMANCGATCHLEDGDGDIPAPGNKDNLTESDGSGSGTSTEDSSEEEEEEEEEEEDSESCAERNRGEKDDDEAEAEESKNESGPEAAAEVSNGNDERPIYCCEKCKSIHRSHGNELVTPRRISKGRFQVQLEDEGTYECSVTGLVFEASERVMLRYSVLSWSKFGTFLRDSWKFAGPIFNVDTVNKDASVLKSIQFPHSVCLADPENEMTFSVLHIKDNRPLIEPTVDHSGSHVKWNVSSLSPVGPIIQTTQSVEHHGVVLVYKQLGNDHSSYSFHVYLATNSASDIKDIRKQVQGYKNRYIRIEKPPTCKLDEGTYRLLSEPEGEIKPEDLKFTLAVTKMKGYFEAFFDQPPPFKLSLVEINTDETVWSATIREGDCVDNTEKTQRKRTNSRRRSSSPSEEEELASKRARWQDESDGLKTVTTQGQDMSEKQLLQVAKRLGKEWKQVAIYLDLNSRELDDIQAVEKDVTMQKLKMLVEWKSRRRPGEATAFHLRESVEGLDDLPNEVHQTLQDMMNNRAAK from the exons ATGGTGGCGGAGATGGCGAATTGTGGAGCGACTTGTCATCTGGAAGACGG GGACGGAGATATCCCAGCACCTGGCAACAAAG ATAATCTGACAGAAAGTGACGGCAGTGGTTCAG GAACATCCACTGAGGACAgctcggaggaggaggaggaggaagaggaggaagaggaggactctg AATCCTGTGCtgagaggaacagaggagagaaag ATGATGATGAGGCTGAAGCAGAGGAGTCTAAAAATG AGTCAGgccctgaagcagcagcagaggtttCAAATGGGAACG ATGAGAGGCCCATTTACTGCTGTGAAAAATGCAAATCCATCCATCGG AGCCACGGCAATGAGCTTGTTACTCCCAGGAGGATCAGCAAGGGACGATTTCA GGTGCAGCTGGAAGATGAAGGCACGTACGAATGTTCGGTCACCGGCTTGGTGTTTGAAGCATCGGAGCGGGTTATGTTGCGGTACTCTGTATTGTCCTGGTCCAAGTTTGGTACGTTCCTCCGAGACTCTTGGAAATTTGCTGGACCCATCTTTAACGTGGACACAGTCAATAAGGACGCTTCTGTCCTCAAGTCCATCCAGTTTCCTCACTCTGTCTGCCTTGCTG ATCCAGAAAATGAGATGACATTCAGTGTCCTTCACATAAAGGACAACCGCCCACTCATCGAACCCACAGTTGACCACTCAGGTAGTCATGTGAAGTGGAATGTGTCGTCTTTGTCACCTGTGGGTCCCATCATTCAGACAACCCAGTCTGTAGAGCACCATGGGGTGGTTCTGGTTTACAAGCAGCTGGGCAATGACCACAGCAGCTACAGTTTCCATGTCTACCTGGCCACCAACAGTGCCTCTGATATCAAG GATATACGCAAACAAGTGCAGGGCTACAAGAACCGTTACATACGGATAGAAAAGCCCCCAACGTGTAAACTGGACGAGGGGACGTATCGTCTGCTGAGCGAGCCGGAGGGAGAGATCAAACCTGAG GATTTGAAATTCACCCTTGCAGTGACTAAGATGAAAGGCTACTTTGAAGCTTTCTTTGATCAGCCTCCTCCCTTCAAATTGTCTCTGGTAGAGATCAACACTGATGAGACTGTATGGTCCGCCACCATCAGAGAAG gtGACTGTGTGGATAACACAGAAAAGACCCAAAGGAAGAGAACTAACA GCAGACGAAGGAGCAGCAGCCcctcagaggaagaagaactAGCCTCTAAAAGAGCTCGATGGCAGGATGAGTCAG atGGGTTGAAAACAGTGACGACTCAGGGTCAGGACATGTCGGAGAAGCAGCTATTGCAGGTGGCAAAGCGGCTCGGGAAGGAGTGGAAACAGGTGGCCATCTATCTGGACTTAAACTCCAGGGAGCTTGACGACATTCAGGCCGTAGAGAAAGATGTGACCATGCAGAAGCTAAAGATGCTGGTGGAGTGGAAGAGCAGGAGGCGGCCGGGAGAGGCAACGGCGTTTCATCTGAGGGAGAGTGTGGAGGGGCTGGATGACCTCCCCAACGAGGTCCACCAGACTCTGCAAG ACATGATGAACAACCGAGCAGCTAAGTGA
- the si:dkeyp-97b10.3 gene encoding uncharacterized protein si:dkeyp-97b10.3 isoform X1 encodes MDLSCDNSALMAKWPIEIERIWRSPSPEDGDIPAPGNKDNLTESDGSGSDNTGTSTEDSSEEEEEEEEEEEDSESCAERNRGEKDDDEAEAEESKNESGPEAAAEVSNGNDERPIYCCEKCKSIHRSHGNELVTPRRISKGRFQVQLEDEGTYECSVTGLVFEASERVMLRYSVLSWSKFGTFLRDSWKFAGPIFNVDTVNKDASVLKSIQFPHSVCLADPENEMTFSVLHIKDNRPLIEPTVDHSGSHVKWNVSSLSPVGPIIQTTQSVEHHGVVLVYKQLGNDHSSYSFHVYLATNSASDIKDIRKQVQGYKNRYIRIEKPPTCKLDEGTYRLLSEPEGEIKPEDLKFTLAVTKMKGYFEAFFDQPPPFKLSLVEINTDETVWSATIREGDCVDNTEKTQRKRTNSRRRSSSPSEEEELASKRARWQDESDGLKTVTTQGQDMSEKQLLQVAKRLGKEWKQVAIYLDLNSRELDDIQAVEKDVTMQKLKMLVEWKSRRRPGEATAFHLRESVEGLDDLPNEVHQTLQDMMNNRAAK; translated from the exons ATGGATCTTTCCTGTGATAACTCAGCCCTGATGGCAAAATGGCCCATTGAAATTGAAAGGATATGGCGTTCCCCATCTCCAGA GGACGGAGATATCCCAGCACCTGGCAACAAAG ATAATCTGACAGAAAGTGACGGCAGTGGTTCAG ATAACACAGGAACATCCACTGAGGACAgctcggaggaggaggaggaggaagaggaggaagaggaggactctg AATCCTGTGCtgagaggaacagaggagagaaag ATGATGATGAGGCTGAAGCAGAGGAGTCTAAAAATG AGTCAGgccctgaagcagcagcagaggtttCAAATGGGAACG ATGAGAGGCCCATTTACTGCTGTGAAAAATGCAAATCCATCCATCGG AGCCACGGCAATGAGCTTGTTACTCCCAGGAGGATCAGCAAGGGACGATTTCA GGTGCAGCTGGAAGATGAAGGCACGTACGAATGTTCGGTCACCGGCTTGGTGTTTGAAGCATCGGAGCGGGTTATGTTGCGGTACTCTGTATTGTCCTGGTCCAAGTTTGGTACGTTCCTCCGAGACTCTTGGAAATTTGCTGGACCCATCTTTAACGTGGACACAGTCAATAAGGACGCTTCTGTCCTCAAGTCCATCCAGTTTCCTCACTCTGTCTGCCTTGCTG ATCCAGAAAATGAGATGACATTCAGTGTCCTTCACATAAAGGACAACCGCCCACTCATCGAACCCACAGTTGACCACTCAGGTAGTCATGTGAAGTGGAATGTGTCGTCTTTGTCACCTGTGGGTCCCATCATTCAGACAACCCAGTCTGTAGAGCACCATGGGGTGGTTCTGGTTTACAAGCAGCTGGGCAATGACCACAGCAGCTACAGTTTCCATGTCTACCTGGCCACCAACAGTGCCTCTGATATCAAG GATATACGCAAACAAGTGCAGGGCTACAAGAACCGTTACATACGGATAGAAAAGCCCCCAACGTGTAAACTGGACGAGGGGACGTATCGTCTGCTGAGCGAGCCGGAGGGAGAGATCAAACCTGAG GATTTGAAATTCACCCTTGCAGTGACTAAGATGAAAGGCTACTTTGAAGCTTTCTTTGATCAGCCTCCTCCCTTCAAATTGTCTCTGGTAGAGATCAACACTGATGAGACTGTATGGTCCGCCACCATCAGAGAAG gtGACTGTGTGGATAACACAGAAAAGACCCAAAGGAAGAGAACTAACA GCAGACGAAGGAGCAGCAGCCcctcagaggaagaagaactAGCCTCTAAAAGAGCTCGATGGCAGGATGAGTCAG atGGGTTGAAAACAGTGACGACTCAGGGTCAGGACATGTCGGAGAAGCAGCTATTGCAGGTGGCAAAGCGGCTCGGGAAGGAGTGGAAACAGGTGGCCATCTATCTGGACTTAAACTCCAGGGAGCTTGACGACATTCAGGCCGTAGAGAAAGATGTGACCATGCAGAAGCTAAAGATGCTGGTGGAGTGGAAGAGCAGGAGGCGGCCGGGAGAGGCAACGGCGTTTCATCTGAGGGAGAGTGTGGAGGGGCTGGATGACCTCCCCAACGAGGTCCACCAGACTCTGCAAG ACATGATGAACAACCGAGCAGCTAAGTGA
- the il12a gene encoding interleukin-12 subunit alpha yields the protein MAIFNICFSSCVLLMLTLFTRTSTGLPVRALSSVKCRECSVLFRDLLLNITELLNSDLRYGITSDEIVVKSKSDTAVACAPNLIQNPGCMMQRNSSFSESECLHNIIKDLAHYSAAIESYINSTHRRSDTEVQLLKPTLGMIQSLRKNCSLMPDEEEDSSEVEAAQLWGNSSFTNRQQMYKMMRGFYVRTITISRAMGYIASGDHRN from the exons ATGGCAATCTTTAATATCT GCTTCTCCAGCTGTGTCCTGCTGATGCTGACCCTGTTTACGCGCACATCCACAGGACTCCCGGTGCGCGCGCTGAGTTCAGTGAAGTGCAGAGAGTGTTCAGTGCTGTTCAGGGACCTCCTGCTGAATATCACAGAGCTACTTAACAGC GATCTGCGTTATGGCATCACGTCTGATGAAATAGTGGTGAAGAGTAAAAGTGACACAGCAGTGGCCTGTGCACCCAATCTGATTCAG AACCCAGGCTGCATGATGCAAAGAAATTCATCTTTCAGTGAG AGCGAATGTCTGCATAACATCATTAAGGACCTGGCTCACTACTCTGCTGCTATAGAGTCCTACATCAACTCCACACACCGCAGGAGTGACACAGAAGTTCAACTTCTGAAACCAACTCTGGGAATGATACAGAGCCTGAGGAAG AACTGCTCCCTGATGCCCGATGAAGAGGAGGACTCCTCAgag GTGGAGGCTGCTCAGCTGTGGGGAAACAGCAGCTTCACTAACAGGCAGCAGATGTATAAGATGATGAGGGGCTTCTACGTCCGGACCATCACCATCAGCCGAGCCATGGGCTACATTGCTTCAGGAGACCACAGGAACTAA
- the si:dkeyp-97b10.3 gene encoding uncharacterized protein si:dkeyp-97b10.3 isoform X3 — protein MVAEMANCGATCHLEDGDGDIPAPGNKDNLTESDGSGSDNTGTSTEDSSEEEEEEEEEEEDSESCAERNRGEKDDDEAEAEESKNESGPEAAAEVSNGNDERPIYCCEKCKSIHRSHGNELVTPRRISKGRFQVQLEDEGTYECSVTGLVFEASERVMLRYSVLSWSKFGTFLRDSWKFAGPIFNVDTVNKDASVLKSIQFPHSVCLADPENEMTFSVLHIKDNRPLIEPTVDHSGSHVKWNVSSLSPVGPIIQTTQSVEHHGVVLVYKQLGNDHSSYSFHVYLATNSASDIKDIRKQVQGYKNRYIRIEKPPTCKLDEGTYRLLSEPEGEIKPEDLKFTLAVTKMKGYFEAFFDQPPPFKLSLVEINTDETVWSATIREGDCVDNTEKTQRKRTNSRRRSSSPSEEEELASKRARWQDESDGLKTVTTQGQDMSEKQLLQVAKRLGKEWKQVAIYLDLNSRELDDIQAVEKDVTMQKLKMLVEWKSRRRPGEATAFHLRESVEGLDDLPNEVHQTLQDMMNNRAAK, from the exons ATGGTGGCGGAGATGGCGAATTGTGGAGCGACTTGTCATCTGGAAGACGG GGACGGAGATATCCCAGCACCTGGCAACAAAG ATAATCTGACAGAAAGTGACGGCAGTGGTTCAG ATAACACAGGAACATCCACTGAGGACAgctcggaggaggaggaggaggaagaggaggaagaggaggactctg AATCCTGTGCtgagaggaacagaggagagaaag ATGATGATGAGGCTGAAGCAGAGGAGTCTAAAAATG AGTCAGgccctgaagcagcagcagaggtttCAAATGGGAACG ATGAGAGGCCCATTTACTGCTGTGAAAAATGCAAATCCATCCATCGG AGCCACGGCAATGAGCTTGTTACTCCCAGGAGGATCAGCAAGGGACGATTTCA GGTGCAGCTGGAAGATGAAGGCACGTACGAATGTTCGGTCACCGGCTTGGTGTTTGAAGCATCGGAGCGGGTTATGTTGCGGTACTCTGTATTGTCCTGGTCCAAGTTTGGTACGTTCCTCCGAGACTCTTGGAAATTTGCTGGACCCATCTTTAACGTGGACACAGTCAATAAGGACGCTTCTGTCCTCAAGTCCATCCAGTTTCCTCACTCTGTCTGCCTTGCTG ATCCAGAAAATGAGATGACATTCAGTGTCCTTCACATAAAGGACAACCGCCCACTCATCGAACCCACAGTTGACCACTCAGGTAGTCATGTGAAGTGGAATGTGTCGTCTTTGTCACCTGTGGGTCCCATCATTCAGACAACCCAGTCTGTAGAGCACCATGGGGTGGTTCTGGTTTACAAGCAGCTGGGCAATGACCACAGCAGCTACAGTTTCCATGTCTACCTGGCCACCAACAGTGCCTCTGATATCAAG GATATACGCAAACAAGTGCAGGGCTACAAGAACCGTTACATACGGATAGAAAAGCCCCCAACGTGTAAACTGGACGAGGGGACGTATCGTCTGCTGAGCGAGCCGGAGGGAGAGATCAAACCTGAG GATTTGAAATTCACCCTTGCAGTGACTAAGATGAAAGGCTACTTTGAAGCTTTCTTTGATCAGCCTCCTCCCTTCAAATTGTCTCTGGTAGAGATCAACACTGATGAGACTGTATGGTCCGCCACCATCAGAGAAG gtGACTGTGTGGATAACACAGAAAAGACCCAAAGGAAGAGAACTAACA GCAGACGAAGGAGCAGCAGCCcctcagaggaagaagaactAGCCTCTAAAAGAGCTCGATGGCAGGATGAGTCAG atGGGTTGAAAACAGTGACGACTCAGGGTCAGGACATGTCGGAGAAGCAGCTATTGCAGGTGGCAAAGCGGCTCGGGAAGGAGTGGAAACAGGTGGCCATCTATCTGGACTTAAACTCCAGGGAGCTTGACGACATTCAGGCCGTAGAGAAAGATGTGACCATGCAGAAGCTAAAGATGCTGGTGGAGTGGAAGAGCAGGAGGCGGCCGGGAGAGGCAACGGCGTTTCATCTGAGGGAGAGTGTGGAGGGGCTGGATGACCTCCCCAACGAGGTCCACCAGACTCTGCAAG ACATGATGAACAACCGAGCAGCTAAGTGA